CGCGCGGCAGCCGGTAGCGTCGTCGGACCGCCGCGCGTTGTAGGTTTCGCGCCGTGACCGCGTTCTACGTGCTTGGAGGGCTGCTCGCGGCCTGGGCGCTCATCGTCACCGCGCTCGGGGTCACCCGGCACGACTTCCCGGGCTCGGGGGGCGGCGAGCGCATCGTCGCCGGCATCTCCGTCGTGCTGGTGGCCGGCGCCATCGGTTCGGGCATCATCACGGCGGCGAGCTCCGAGCACGGGGGCGAGGAGCACGCCGAGGCCTCGGAGGCGGCCGAGGCGCCGGAGCCGGCCGCCGGCGGGCCCACGCTGGAGGCCGATCCCAGCGGCGCCCTCGCATTCGACACGGACACGCTGGAGGCGCAGGCGGGCCAGGT
The Thermoleophilaceae bacterium DNA segment above includes these coding regions:
- a CDS encoding plastocyanin/azurin family copper-binding protein; its protein translation is MTAFYVLGGLLAAWALIVTALGVTRHDFPGSGGGERIVAGISVVLVAGAIGSGIITAASSEHGGEEHAEASEAAEAPEPAAGGPTLEADPSGALAFDTDTLEAQAGQVTITMDNPSSTPHNVALEGQGVDEEGEVVTEAESQVSAELQPGEYTFFCSVPGHRQGGMEGTLTVE